A region of Halalkaliarchaeum desulfuricum DNA encodes the following proteins:
- the eif1A gene encoding translation initiation factor eIF-1A, with product MGENEGRRDLRMPDDDEVFAEVTNMLGANRVRVRCADGVERTARIPGRMQKRIWIREGDIVLVEPWDWQDEKADVTWRYEKSEADQLREEGHIR from the coding sequence ATGGGCGAAAACGAGGGGCGACGCGACCTCCGGATGCCGGACGACGACGAGGTGTTCGCGGAGGTCACCAACATGCTCGGAGCGAATCGCGTGAGAGTACGCTGTGCCGACGGGGTCGAGCGGACGGCACGCATCCCGGGCCGGATGCAAAAGCGGATCTGGATCCGGGAGGGCGACATTGTCCTCGTCGAGCCGTGGGACTGGCAGGACGAAAAGGCGGACGTGACCTGGCGATACGAGAAGTCCGAGGCCGACCAGCTCCGCGAGGAAGGCCACATTCGGTGA
- a CDS encoding DNA primase large subunit PriL — protein sequence MNPLDARYPFFESARTAVETAEISLPELVSRGAPAVERGRERVQRALLEGTVRPETDDVDPETELLSYPIARILVSLLDSTAAIDKYAAAEASTAIERIREDVAREDDLRSTQTTNLDLDDVLAEFDLADDVQPDDRSHQGHGEQWYRIDVGAYLSLSSSSWGREWRLVARELDEGEVRITGADLFELLETAIRDRIAAGLPFDLPREEGLGAELEPQVTDLRGLLSDRTRVHDIDVVAPELFPPCLRNLIDKAERGTELSSVEGFSLMAFLAGIGMSADEIVAFCADTSLEVETLRYQLEYLRDESGSQYPPPSCETLSAYGICHNEDDHWKVASHPLAYYETRVEEVDSDAITDWRATTNA from the coding sequence ATGAACCCGCTGGACGCACGGTATCCGTTCTTCGAGTCGGCCCGGACAGCCGTCGAAACGGCCGAGATCTCCCTTCCGGAACTGGTTTCCCGTGGCGCGCCCGCCGTCGAGCGAGGACGCGAGCGCGTCCAGCGAGCCCTGCTCGAAGGAACCGTCCGCCCGGAGACCGACGACGTCGATCCGGAAACGGAACTGCTTTCGTATCCGATCGCACGGATCCTGGTGTCGCTTCTGGACTCCACTGCCGCGATCGACAAGTACGCCGCAGCCGAGGCGTCGACCGCGATCGAACGGATCCGCGAGGACGTCGCGCGGGAAGACGACCTCCGGTCGACCCAGACGACGAATCTGGATCTCGACGACGTGCTGGCGGAGTTCGACCTTGCAGACGACGTACAGCCCGACGATCGGTCCCACCAGGGACACGGCGAACAGTGGTATCGGATCGACGTCGGCGCGTACCTGTCGCTGTCGTCGTCCAGCTGGGGTCGCGAGTGGCGACTCGTCGCGCGCGAACTCGACGAGGGCGAGGTAAGAATTACCGGGGCGGATCTGTTCGAACTGCTGGAGACGGCGATCCGCGACCGGATCGCCGCGGGGCTTCCGTTCGACCTCCCACGGGAAGAAGGACTCGGGGCAGAACTCGAACCCCAGGTGACGGATCTTCGGGGCCTGTTGTCCGACCGGACGCGGGTCCACGACATCGACGTCGTCGCACCGGAACTGTTCCCGCCGTGTCTGCGAAACCTGATCGACAAGGCCGAGCGGGGAACGGAACTGTCTTCCGTCGAGGGGTTCTCGCTGATGGCGTTCCTGGCCGGGATCGGGATGTCCGCAGACGAGATCGTCGCCTTCTGTGCCGACACCTCCCTGGAGGTCGAGACGCTCCGCTACCAGTTGGAGTATCTCCGCGACGAATCGGGATCGCAGTATCCGCCGCCGTCCTGCGAGACGCTGTCGGCGTACGGGATCTGTCACAACGAGGACGACCACTGGAAGGTGGCCTCCCATCCGCTCGCGTACTACGAAACGCGGGTCGAAGAGGTCGACTCGGACGCGATCACGGACTGGC